The Candidatus Marinimicrobia bacterium CG08_land_8_20_14_0_20_45_22 genomic interval TTCTGCTCATTTTGTTGGGTGTTTTCTTCGGAATGAAACAAATCTGGTACTTTGATCATGTCTTTGATGAAATCCGGTATTTTATGAAGGATTTTTTCATTCCGGCGGCGTTAGTGATTCTCGGTATTTACATTATCATCCAAAACGATAAAAAGAACCGAAAACCAGAAAAATGAAATATTTGGTTAAATTATTTTAATTAATAGATATTCGAAGATAGCCAAGCATTGGAAGATAATATCTTATTATTTCTTTGATGAATAATAGAAACGGATGTAAATACTAAGTTAGATTGGTTCAGAAATGTACGTGATGAGGGAAGGACTTTAAAAAATATTTCCAAAATGTTTGAAATATTTATTAAGTTTTGTGCATTAATTTGACTGTTGTTTGAAGTGGAATAAAGAGTTATGATGCTGAAGTCTTTTTTATCGGTTTCAAAACAATTGCTAAATACGTCAAGGAATCAAAACAATAAACATATCTGGAGGTAATCATGAGTTACGTTCAAACTGTTCTTGAGAATTTGCGCGCTAAGTACCCGTGGGAAAAAGAGTTCCTGCAAGCGGCGACTGAGGTGCTTGAATCTCTTGAAGAGGTTGTTGAGAAGAATCCGAAATACAAACGGGCGAAAATACTCGAACGCATTGTAGAACCTGAACGCGTTATCATTTTTCGTGTCCCGTGGGTGGATGATCGTGGCGAAGTTCAAGTCAATGTTGGCTATCGCGTACAATTCAACAGCGCGATTGGTCCATACAAAGGCGGATTGAGGTTTCACCCGTCAGTAACATTGAGTATGTTAAAATTCCTCGGTTTTGAGCAGACGCTTAAGAATTCTCTGACGACTCTGCCGATGGGAGGAGGAAAAGGTGGTTCAGATTTCAATCCAACTGGAAAATCAGAAAATGAAATTATGAAGTTCTGCCAAAGTTTCATGACGGAACTATATCGACATATCGGACCGCATCTGGATGTTCCGGCCGGTGACGTAGGGGTCGGCGGAAGAGAAGTTGGCTATCTTTTCGGTCAGTACAAACGCATTGTCAATCAGTTTGACGCGGCAACGTTGACAGGGAAAGGCATGACATTCGGCGGAAGCAATCTTCGCCCGGAAGCGACCGGATACGGCGCTGTTTATTTCGTCGTTGAAATGTTAAAAACCAAAGGCGAAAGCATCAAAGGAAAAACAGTTGGCGTTTCCGGTTTTGGTAATGTTTCTTGGGGTGTTGCCAAGAAAGTCACAGAACTCGGCGCAAAAGTTATTTCGCTCTCCGGACCCGATGGATGTATCATCGATCCTGATGGCGTTGGAACCGAAGAGAAGTGGAATTATATGCTCGAAATGCGCGCCAGTGGAAGAGACAAGGTCGAAGATTATGCGACGAAATTCGGCGTTAAATTTTACAAAGGCGCTCGTCCATGGGACATTATCGCAATGGACATTGCGATGCCTTGCGCATTCCAAAACGAAGTAAGCGTTGAAAATGTTCAGAACCTAATCAAAAACGGTTGCAAGATTCTCGCTGAAGTCTCAAATATGGGATGTACAGCGGAAGCCTTCAAACTCGCTAATGAAAAAATGATGTACGCTCCCGGCAAAGCAGTCAATGCGGGAGGCGTAGCAGTTTCCGGTCTTGAAATGAGCCAGAATTCTGAACGTTTGGCTTGGAAAGCGGAAGAAGTTGATGAAAAACTGAAATGGATCATGACAAATATTCATTCGCAGTGTCTTTCTGCGGCGGAATCGGTAAATGATCCCGGCAATTATGCAAAAGGAGCAAATATTGCCGGTTTTCTGAAAGTTGCCGAAGCAATGCTGGGACAAGGCATCGTCTGATTCGTTCTTGAATAAGTCATAAAAAAGGGCTGAAATATTCAGCCCTTTTTGTTTTAAAATAGACCGATTAGGTTATTAACCCATTTAATTCATAAACCGCGGAGGGCGAAGAGGAAGGAGAAAGGAGACGGGAGACAGGAAAAAGGGATTAAATGTATTTTTTCAATTCCCCTTTGCGGACTCTGCGAGATAGTATTTTCTCGCTAAGAACGCAAAGGATTTTTATCTAAATTATTTTTAAATACATCTTGGCCACAGTCATTGGCGGGACTTTGCTCCGCTTCGTGGACTTTGCATGAGATATCTTATTTTTCATCATTAATAATCTTACTCAAATTGGGGCAATATTTGTCAGAAACTTCCGCATTTCTATCACCATCAGTTCACTATGCGTATTGCTGTTGGTTTCCAGATCGACATAAATACTGCCAGGCAACAAATTATGGATACGGAGGATATTTTCCCGATTATGAAGTTCGTCTTTGGAAGCGCCAAATAAAAGTGTCGGAATGTCAATATCTGAAAGATGGTTCCAGATGGAATAATGGATAAAAGCCAACGCGGATTTTTTCAATCGCCACGGATTGGCGGATTCGATATTCCGGCAATATTTCTCGTATTGCGCGTAATCATTCTTTATATCCAGCCGGAAAATCCGCAAATACCATTTCAGGATCGGTTTAAAGACTAAATAAAGACACGGAGGAAAGATGCGAACAATACACATTCCGAATTTCGGCATATAGAAAACCGCATTGACGCCAATGAGCATCAGACAAAAAGGGCGATTGCTGAGAAACCGATAACTGTCAACGATCGCTGTTGCCCCGAGCGAGCTTCCGCCAAGGATGTATTCACGATCCTTCAATCCGAACGCGTCGATTACTGCGGCAATATCGCGGGCGAAATTTTCTACCTCATATCTGACTTTTCCTTTGACATTTGCTGATTTTTTCTCGCAAGCTTCAACGTAATGGATGGTAAAATCGCGGCTCATTTCGATCAAGGCATTTTTCCAGCCGGGCACGAAAACGATTTCGGGATTATGGGTCGG includes:
- a CDS encoding NADP-specific glutamate dehydrogenase, whose product is MSYVQTVLENLRAKYPWEKEFLQAATEVLESLEEVVEKNPKYKRAKILERIVEPERVIIFRVPWVDDRGEVQVNVGYRVQFNSAIGPYKGGLRFHPSVTLSMLKFLGFEQTLKNSLTTLPMGGGKGGSDFNPTGKSENEIMKFCQSFMTELYRHIGPHLDVPAGDVGVGGREVGYLFGQYKRIVNQFDAATLTGKGMTFGGSNLRPEATGYGAVYFVVEMLKTKGESIKGKTVGVSGFGNVSWGVAKKVTELGAKVISLSGPDGCIIDPDGVGTEEKWNYMLEMRASGRDKVEDYATKFGVKFYKGARPWDIIAMDIAMPCAFQNEVSVENVQNLIKNGCKILAEVSNMGCTAEAFKLANEKMMYAPGKAVNAGGVAVSGLEMSQNSERLAWKAEEVDEKLKWIMTNIHSQCLSAAESVNDPGNYAKGANIAGFLKVAEAMLGQGIV